Genomic DNA from uncultured Vibrio sp.:
AACATTTGAACATCACTACTCATCATCGAGAGGGATAAGCTTAGTTTTGCCACCGTGCACCTTCTCACGCTGTTTCTGTACCAGAGCATAGAAACCCGGGATCAAGAATGTGCCCGCGAGAAGCACACATAACAGACCACCAATAATCAGTTCAGTGTATGTCTATTCATCTTGCCCCCATCGAGCCCACCGACATGCATTTTCGAATACCTGTTAACCAAAAAATGACTATTCTCCGCCAACAGACCACTGAATGTGGGTAATTAAGCGTTAATCATGGTTTTTTGACTATTTTTTAAAACAAAATGAGTTATCATTTCGATATTTCAAAGCCTTCGAACGAGAGGATGTACATGATTTCTAAATGGGCGAAACGTTTTTACCAAATGGCTGAGTTGGTGGCGTCTTGGAGTAAAGATCCGTCGACGCAAGTTGGTGCCGTAATTACAAAGCAAAACCGTATCGTTTCTGTTGGCTTTAACGGCTACCCACACGGGGTTTCTGACAGTGTAGACACCGATGAGCGAGAGCTGAAATACTTAAAGACGCTACATGCAGAAGAAAACGCCATTCTGTTTTCTAAACGTGACTTAGACGGCTGTGACATCTGGGTTACCCATTTCCCGTGCCCTAACTGTGCCGCAAAGATTATTCAGACCGGTATCTCTCGGGTACATTGCCCAGAGCAATCAGAAGATTTTTTGTCTCGCTGGGGCGACAAGATTCAGGTCAGCCAGGATATGTTTGATCAAGCTGGCGTAGAAGTGGATTGGCTACCGTTAGAAGAAATCGAAATTGAAGGTACAGACGTTCGTTAACCTTTATTTAAAAAAAAGCTTAAATAAAACCGCCCAAACAGTGTTTGGGCGGTTTTACTTCTGAAGATACAGGCGTTACGACAATATTTAGATCTACTGATATTTCTTCGCCGTCAGCTCTGCAATTTTGGCGATCACCAACACCGATTTTTCCATCATTTCTACTGAAACGAATTCATGGATACCATGAAAGTTAAACCCACCGGTGAAGATATTCGGGCATGGTAACCCCATAAATGACAAACGAGCACCGTCAGTTCCGCCTCTTATTGGTTTAATCAGCGGCTCGACATCACACGCTTCCATCGCTTGTTTTGCGATATCGATAATATGAGGATAGGGCTCGACCATCTCACGCATGTTGTAGTAGCTGTCTGTGATCTGGATTTCTACACTGCCATGTTTCAGACCAGAGTTCATCTCATCGACCAAATTATGCATAAAGGCTTTTCGACTTTCTAAACCCTCGCGATCAAAATCCCGGATAATATAATCCAGCTCACTACGGGCAACGCCAAGGCTACCAGACTTCAGGTGGTAGAAGCCTTCATAACCTTCTGTGGTTTCGGGCGTTTGATCTTCTGGCATCTGAACTTGAAACTTGGCCGCCAAGTTCATCGCGTTAACCATTTTCCCTTTTGCCGTTCCAGGATGAACGCTGACACCGTGAAAAATAACGTCAGCGCTTGCTGCATTGAAGTTCTCATACTCCAGCTCACCTTGAGGGCCACCATCAACAGTATATGCCCACTGCGCACCAAACTTTTCAACCTCGAATTTATCGGCACCTCGGCCGATCTCTTCATCAGGTGTGAATCCAATGCAGATATCGCCGTGTGGAATGTCAGGGTTTTCCATCAACATAGCAATTGCGGATAAGATCTCTGCGATACCAGCTTTATTATCTGCACCTAATAGGGTCTTACCATTCGTCGTGATCAGGTTGTGACCATGAAGCTGGTGCAGATCAGGGTATTGAACTGGCGACAACACTTCGTCACCAACCCCCAACGCAATGTCGCCCCCCTGATAGTCCTCTACAAATTGAGGCGAAACATTTTTACCGGAAGCGTCCGGAGCCGTATCCATATGTGCGATAAAACCAATAGCGGGTACGTCGTAATTCACATTGGAAGGTAACCTTGCCAT
This window encodes:
- the pepT gene encoding peptidase T gives rise to the protein MKHLVERFLRYVTFNTKSNPKVTTCPSSPGQLVFAQQLRQEMIDLGLSDVVLTDLGYLMARLPSNVNYDVPAIGFIAHMDTAPDASGKNVSPQFVEDYQGGDIALGVGDEVLSPVQYPDLHQLHGHNLITTNGKTLLGADNKAGIAEILSAIAMLMENPDIPHGDICIGFTPDEEIGRGADKFEVEKFGAQWAYTVDGGPQGELEYENFNAASADVIFHGVSVHPGTAKGKMVNAMNLAAKFQVQMPEDQTPETTEGYEGFYHLKSGSLGVARSELDYIIRDFDREGLESRKAFMHNLVDEMNSGLKHGSVEIQITDSYYNMREMVEPYPHIIDIAKQAMEACDVEPLIKPIRGGTDGARLSFMGLPCPNIFTGGFNFHGIHEFVSVEMMEKSVLVIAKIAELTAKKYQ
- a CDS encoding cytidine/deoxycytidylate deaminase family protein, with the translated sequence MISKWAKRFYQMAELVASWSKDPSTQVGAVITKQNRIVSVGFNGYPHGVSDSVDTDERELKYLKTLHAEENAILFSKRDLDGCDIWVTHFPCPNCAAKIIQTGISRVHCPEQSEDFLSRWGDKIQVSQDMFDQAGVEVDWLPLEEIEIEGTDVR